One segment of Vicia villosa cultivar HV-30 ecotype Madison, WI unplaced genomic scaffold, Vvil1.0 ctg.001450F_1_1, whole genome shotgun sequence DNA contains the following:
- the LOC131635233 gene encoding uncharacterized protein LOC131635233, whose product MATGRNVDINVEAMMRWTGAIGQAPQENVGYGGKDEFRAFGDFQRCNPPIFEGRYGPEKAHAWMREIEKIFQVVSCTNVQKVQFGTHMLTKEADVWWSNTVRRFEIEGIEVTWTLFRDAFFGNYFPEDVRGKKEVGFLQLKRGGEQFREKSYDDMREQSGLRNKPSGGGASTRIKCYRCGETGHKTVDCGVGSSRICYSCGEQGHNCAMCDKPKKKQAKGKVSALSGAETNTKDKLI is encoded by the coding sequence atggctacgggaaggaatgttgacattaatgttgaggcaatgatgaggtggactggtgcgattggacaagcgccgcaagagaatgtcggttatggaggaaaggatgagttccgtgcttttggagactttcaaaggtgTAACCCACCGATCTTTGAAGGAAGGTATGGACCGGAGAAAGCgcacgcatggatgagagaaattgagaagatctttcaagtcgtgagttgtactaatgtacagaaggtacagtttggtactcacatgctgacaaaagaggctgacgtttggtggagtaatactgtgcggagatttgaaatagaaggtattgaagttacttggactcttttccgtgatgcattttttggaaactattttccagaagatgtgcgtggaaagaaagaagtggggTTTCTACAGCTGAAACGAGGGGGAGAACAGTTCCGtgagaaatcgtatgatgacatgagggaacaatctggtcttagaaataagccaagtgggggaggagcttctactcggattaagtgctacaggtgtggcgagacgggtcacaaaactgttgattgtggagttggctcgagtaggatttgctatagttgtggtgagcaaggacacaattgtgccatgtgcgataagccaaagaagaagcaagcgaaaggaaaagtgtctgcgttgtctggtgctgagactaatactaaggataagttaatctga